gggaacaccaccattctcaccagttttaaggcgtaatgtaagtcttaggccaaaatgtagtagtagtcgaaacgccaatccaaccgagatggaatatgaaatatccaagatagaagggagtcccaggcataaaataagataagataactttattaatccccgaagggaaattccagtatcacataaatggattctgggaaacggcatcagggatcttttattattaggtctctgtgcagattgagattctggcgtccaaggtgaagatgatgaagaagactaggtggtactgtagacaaaacaaaaaataatcagaccagacgataatcactcagcaatatactggtgccgaagctccagccatgatttcacaaaaatactatagatgtcagtgatcatatctgtactgctggtgtttcttctgtaccacagctgttggtacttatctcctgctctttctttgaaaggcatggacgcggcacaagggacagcgtggatttgtcgggatccaatgtgcaatacaaggcagatggaatatgtgagaacatggcagaacggtgacttgctctccaatctcatagtcctctaggcatatagtgcaggactggatgtcttcgttttcagtaaaagttcgagatgggagtctatcaatctgcctgcctctcctgcctcgccgacgttgtcttctctgcacaggtctgctgtctgtggtctctgttgtcgactgttggttgggaagcagctgactggtgcttggtgttggctccaccagcctgttagatgtttgctgaggagatctgcttccttctctggatggctgcaggtttggtagcggctcactggtgctggggtcttgtgttggttcctccagcctttcggatctctcctgagtagttgatggagtagacgcaggctgggattctccagaaattctgagctcggtcgcactattaatacgacggccacttgtcgtttcagactgttctattggctcagatcgtaatggggaccggcttctgtccgctccgtcttgctgcaacctacggcgcggtggaacttgaccacgtcttcgtctcctgtcagggacattgtcatggtcttcatcctgctccacactctgacgccttctatgtccagatcttaatcttccatcagcaatgcctagatgtgaaacaatgtgtataacatatattaattatgtacagaaaaaatgggaaaaaagatcaataccagacatttcctatggactcgcgtggccttctttctagaggaaagctcccatgtttttcttatcttggacaaccgttttgatactatgaatatatacacagtcgagtcacattattatagctactactaatatccagagtaaccggcgtgtgcagcacggacagcagtagacgggctgggagtgactcaataaggtgctggtcagtggtctcatatgtggagcctcgctgactccatacatcccacatttactggagggtgcgtgggggaggatccataaagcgaacaacacgattgacgtggtcccacagatgctcaattgggttcaagtctggagaaatagggggccagggaagtacttggaagtcttggtcgtgctcttccaaccactgtcgggcatttatagtcgtgtgacatgtcgcattgtcttgctttaagattccatttgctccagggaagacaatcagcatgtatggtggatgtgatctgtaacgatggattcatatctaaatcggttcagagccttccatatggatgagtggcccagaagaatgccatggaaaaataccccaggcgctgacgtcgccgccagctt
This sequence is a window from Rhinoderma darwinii isolate aRhiDar2 chromosome 12 unlocalized genomic scaffold, aRhiDar2.hap1 SUPER_12_unloc_11, whole genome shotgun sequence. Protein-coding genes within it:
- the LOC142698112 gene encoding uncharacterized protein LOC142698112, with the protein product MSYRELLQLAIDESSRINQGIADGRLRSGHRRRQSVEQDEDHDNVPDRRRRRGQVPPRRRLQQDGADRSRSPLRSEPIEQSETTSGRRINSATELRISGESQPASTPSTTQERSERLEEPTQDPSTSEPLPNLQPSREGSRSPQQTSNRLVEPTPSTSQLLPNQQSTTETTDSRPVQRRQRRRGRRGRQIDRLPSRTFTENEDIQSCTICLEDYEIGEQVTVLPCSHIFHLPCIAHWIPTNPRCPLCRVHAFQRKSRR